In Arcobacter sp. F2176, the following are encoded in one genomic region:
- a CDS encoding ferredoxin family protein: MAVVITDTCISCDACLDECPVEAIVDNDENPTGEDIYYVYEDKCVECIGHNDTPACADACPTEGCIVWGENPDTEGVVAGTPCVED, from the coding sequence ATGGCAGTAGTAATTACTGATACATGTATAAGCTGTGATGCTTGCCTTGACGAATGTCCAGTTGAAGCTATCGTTGATAATGACGAAAATCCTACAGGTGAAGATATTTATTATGTATATGAAGACAAATGTGTTGAGTGTATAGGTCATAATGATACACCAGCATGTGCAGATGCATGTCCAACAGAAGGATGTATTGTATGGGGTGAAAATCCTGATACAGAAGGCGTTGTAGCCGGTACTCCT